CACTTAAGAAAAACCCACAAATCGTAGTTGGTACGCCAGGACGTATTTTGGATCATATTAACCGTCGCACACTGAAACTAGACCACGTGGAAACACTTGTACTAGATGAAGCAGACGAAATGCTAAACATGGGCTTCATTGATGATATCGAAACTATTCTAAAAGAAGTACCAGCAGAACGTCAAACTTTACTATTTTCTGCAACAATGCCTGATCCAATTCGCCGTATCGGTGAACGTTTCATGCATAGCCCAGAACTTATTCGCATTAAAGCGAAAGAAATGACTGCACTATTAATCGAACAATTCTTCGTAAAAGTGCACGAAAAAGAAAAATTTGACGTATTATCTCGTTTATTAGATGTTCAAGCACCAGAACTAGCTATTGTTTTCGGTCGTACGAAACGTCGTGTAGACGAACTATCTCGCGCGCTTGATATGCGTGGTTACGTGGCTGAAGGTATCCACGGTGACTTAACGCAAGCAAAACGTATGAGTGTACTACGCAAATTTAAAGAAGGAAAAATTGATGTTCTAGTTGCAACAGACGTAGCAGCTCGTGGACTTGATATTTCCGGCGTAACACATGTATATAACTATGATATTCCACAAGATCCAGAAAGCTATGTTCACCGTATCGGTCGTACTGGTCGTGCTGGTAAAGAAGGTATGGCGATTACTTTCGTACAACCTCGTGAAATGGGTTATTTACGTATTGTGGAAGAAACTACGAAAAAACGTATGCAACCACTTCAAGCTCCTACATGGGACGAAGCATTTGCAGGCCAATTACGCGTAGCAACTGAAAAAATTCAAGAAGCAATCACAGAAGAAAACTTAGCTGACTACAAAACGTTTGCTAACGAACTTCTTGAAAAATACGATGCAACTGACATCGCAGCAGCAATGCTTAAAATGTTAGCGAAAGAGCCAGACAAAACTCCTGTCCATATTACTGAAGAGCGTCCATTACCATCTCGTGGTGGCGGTGGCTACAAAGGTAAAAATGGTAAAGGCGGTAAAGGTGGCGGCTATCGCGGCGGAAGCGGCAAAGGCGGAAGCTACCGCGATCGTAACAACAGCGGCAAAGGTCGTCGTAGTGGCGGCGGAAGCGGCTCTGGCGGTGGCGGCAATCGTGATCGTCGTGGCGGCGGAGAACAACGCAGCGGCGGCAACAAAGGCAACTACTCACAAAAATCTAAATAAGATTATTAGACAAATAGTTACCATATAGATAGACTGTAGATAAAGAAGTTTTTAACTTTATCTACAGTCTATTTTTTTATAAATACTAATGTTAAGGATACGGGAGTGTGGCGCTCGTCATGAAGATAAACAAAATTATCGAATATA
The sequence above is drawn from the Listeria monocytogenes genome and encodes:
- the cshA gene encoding ATP-dependent RNA helicase CshA: MTKFSEFGLDEKIVKSVNRMGFEEATPIQEKTIPLGLAGKDLIGQAQTGTGKTAAFGLPMIHKIDQKSNNVQALIIAPTRELAIQVSEELYKLSYDKHVRVLAVYGGSDISRQIRSLKKNPQIVVGTPGRILDHINRRTLKLDHVETLVLDEADEMLNMGFIDDIETILKEVPAERQTLLFSATMPDPIRRIGERFMHSPELIRIKAKEMTALLIEQFFVKVHEKEKFDVLSRLLDVQAPELAIVFGRTKRRVDELSRALDMRGYVAEGIHGDLTQAKRMSVLRKFKEGKIDVLVATDVAARGLDISGVTHVYNYDIPQDPESYVHRIGRTGRAGKEGMAITFVQPREMGYLRIVEETTKKRMQPLQAPTWDEAFAGQLRVATEKIQEAITEENLADYKTFANELLEKYDATDIAAAMLKMLAKEPDKTPVHITEERPLPSRGGGGYKGKNGKGGKGGGYRGGSGKGGSYRDRNNSGKGRRSGGGSGSGGGGNRDRRGGGEQRSGGNKGNYSQKSK